The Lycium barbarum isolate Lr01 chromosome 10, ASM1917538v2, whole genome shotgun sequence genome includes a region encoding these proteins:
- the LOC132615036 gene encoding protein METHYLENE BLUE SENSITIVITY 1-like translates to MTGKAKPKKHTAKELAAKIDAATTNRGGGKAGKADRSGIEKGGHAKLECPLCKVTAPDIKSMKIHHDAKHPKHAFDETKLNNLHAVTPVAESSNKVKPGIRGSLKK, encoded by the coding sequence ATGACAGGAAAAGCAAAGCCAAAGAAGCACACAGCCAAAGAATTAGCAGCAAAGATCGATGCAGCAACAACCAACAGGGGTGGTGGCAAAGCTGGAAAAGCCGACAGGTCTGGTATTGAAAAAGGTGGACATGCTAAGCTTGAATGCCCTCTTTGCAAAGTGACTGCACCTGATATCAAGTCTATGAAGATCCATCATGATGCTAAACATCCCAAACATGCTTTTGATGAGACAAAACTCAACAATCTTCATGCTGTTACTCCTGTTGCTGAATCTAGCAACAAGGTTAAACCCGGTATCCGTGGCAGTCTCAAGAAGTGA